A window of the Deinococcus gobiensis I-0 genome harbors these coding sequences:
- a CDS encoding M16 family metallopeptidase: protein MTRHVLPGGLTLLLEADPQAQSVAAGYFVNTGARDERPAEMGASHFLEHLMFKGSERLDAGALNERLDDLGGHSNAFTSEEATVYHAAALPERMGELLDTLTELMRPALREADIEPERGVILEEIAMYADQPPVRAQDELRAMYWGTHPLGHQILGTPQTVGGLSRAALLDNWRRRYGADRVTLAVTGAFDEAEVLAWAGRELATWDRGEPPVVDDAPLPVPAQSVKVLPDPALARVQVVLAAPGLPTTHPLREAAAVLADLIGGENGALYWALLDTGLCDGADLGHLDYRGAGVFEGGFSCDPERTQTVLDAYRKVLASADTLITETGVRRSARKAAVSTLLRAETPQGRLFALGMEYLATGEIRTTADLADRFTAVTPEDVREVLRLCPLDKLTVVALGPVEELR from the coding sequence ATGACCCGTCACGTCCTGCCGGGCGGCCTGACGCTGCTGCTCGAAGCCGATCCGCAGGCGCAGAGCGTGGCGGCCGGATATTTCGTGAACACGGGCGCGCGCGACGAGCGCCCCGCCGAGATGGGCGCGAGCCATTTCCTGGAACACCTGATGTTCAAGGGCTCCGAGCGGCTCGACGCCGGGGCCCTCAACGAGCGGCTCGACGATCTGGGCGGTCACTCCAACGCCTTCACCAGCGAGGAGGCGACCGTGTACCACGCCGCCGCGCTGCCCGAGCGCATGGGTGAACTGCTCGATACCCTGACCGAGCTGATGCGTCCCGCACTGCGTGAGGCCGACATCGAACCCGAACGCGGTGTGATTCTCGAAGAGATCGCCATGTACGCCGACCAGCCTCCCGTGCGCGCCCAGGACGAACTGCGGGCGATGTACTGGGGCACGCACCCGCTGGGCCACCAGATCCTGGGGACGCCGCAGACGGTGGGCGGGCTGTCGCGCGCCGCCCTGCTCGACAACTGGCGGCGGCGTTACGGCGCGGACCGCGTCACCCTGGCCGTGACGGGGGCCTTCGACGAGGCCGAGGTGCTGGCCTGGGCCGGGCGCGAACTGGCGACCTGGGACCGGGGCGAGCCGCCGGTGGTTGACGACGCGCCGCTGCCGGTCCCGGCGCAGAGCGTGAAGGTCCTGCCCGATCCTGCCCTGGCACGGGTGCAGGTCGTGCTGGCCGCGCCGGGCCTGCCGACCACCCATCCGCTGCGCGAGGCCGCCGCCGTGCTGGCCGACCTGATCGGCGGCGAGAACGGCGCGCTGTACTGGGCGCTGCTGGACACCGGGCTGTGCGACGGGGCCGACCTCGGGCATCTGGATTACCGGGGCGCGGGCGTGTTCGAGGGCGGCTTCTCCTGCGACCCGGAGCGCACCCAGACGGTGCTGGACGCCTACCGCAAGGTGCTGGCCTCGGCCGACACCCTGATTACCGAGACGGGCGTGCGCCGCTCGGCGCGCAAGGCGGCGGTCTCTACTCTGCTGCGCGCCGAGACGCCGCAGGGCCGCCTCTTCGCCCTGGGCATGGAGTACCTGGCGACCGGCGAGATCCGCACGACCGCCGACCTCGCCGACCGCTTTACGGCCGTGACTCCGGAAGACGTGCGCGAGGTGCTGCGCCTGTGTCCCCTGGACAAACTGACCGTGGTGGCCCTGGGACCGGTGGAAGAGCTGCGGTGA
- a CDS encoding DNA-3-methyladenine glycosylase family protein codes for MCPAQPDLTPLTDHAGALAHLARDPVMAGVTARVGDLPVLEATADPFGTLVRSVAGQQLSVKAAASIHGRLVAALGEVTAQTVRRTPGDDLRALGLSWAKVRTVHALADAALGGRIDFAHLSGQGDEEIVAELSALPGIGRWTAEMFLMFGLARPDVFSFGDLALRQGLARLYPGAPQADVPLPWAPYRTLGARYLWADNALHRAGGVPLP; via the coding sequence ATGTGCCCTGCCCAACCCGACCTGACCCCGCTGACCGACCATGCCGGCGCCCTGGCCCACCTCGCGCGTGACCCCGTGATGGCCGGGGTGACGGCGCGCGTGGGCGACCTGCCGGTGCTGGAGGCGACGGCCGACCCCTTCGGAACCCTGGTCCGCAGCGTGGCGGGCCAGCAGCTCAGCGTGAAGGCGGCAGCGAGCATCCACGGCCGACTCGTCGCGGCGCTGGGCGAGGTGACGGCCCAGACGGTGCGGCGCACGCCCGGCGACGACCTGCGCGCCCTGGGACTGTCGTGGGCCAAGGTGAGGACCGTCCACGCCCTGGCCGACGCGGCACTGGGCGGCCGGATCGACTTCGCGCACCTGTCGGGGCAGGGCGACGAGGAGATCGTCGCGGAACTGTCGGCGCTGCCGGGCATCGGGCGCTGGACTGCCGAGATGTTCCTGATGTTCGGCCTCGCACGCCCCGACGTGTTCAGCTTCGGGGACCTCGCGCTGCGCCAGGGGCTCGCGCGGCTGTATCCCGGCGCGCCGCAGGCGGACGTCCCGCTCCCATGGGCGCCCTACCGCACGCTGGGCGCGCGCTACCTGTGGGCCGACAACGCGCTGCACCGGGCCGGGGGGGTGCCGCTGCCCTGA
- a CDS encoding flavin reductase family protein, producing the protein MSASAPETPPAGTPSPEFRHFDLTALPNAARYKLLAASVVPRPIAWVSTVGEGGAVNLAPYSFFGLMGSDPPVVAFAPGNRADGSPKDTAKNIGPGGEFTVNLVDYALAGAMNATATDFPPGEGEPAALGIALTPGNQVAAPRVALAPAALECREVQTVTIGNTRIVLGEVVGLTLRADAVQDPAKFYVDTAALDLVGRMGGPSAYTRTRDVFHLVRQSYDQWQAAGEPLAPPPASEAAGRP; encoded by the coding sequence ATGTCCGCTTCCGCCCCCGAGACCCCGCCTGCCGGGACCCCGTCGCCCGAGTTCCGGCACTTCGACCTGACCGCCCTGCCCAACGCCGCGCGCTACAAGCTGCTGGCCGCGTCGGTGGTGCCGCGTCCCATCGCCTGGGTGTCCACGGTGGGCGAGGGGGGAGCCGTGAATCTCGCGCCCTACTCCTTTTTCGGCCTGATGGGCTCGGACCCGCCCGTGGTGGCCTTCGCGCCGGGCAACCGCGCCGACGGCTCGCCCAAGGACACGGCGAAGAACATCGGCCCCGGGGGCGAGTTCACGGTCAATCTGGTGGACTACGCCCTGGCCGGGGCCATGAACGCCACGGCCACCGACTTCCCGCCTGGCGAGGGCGAACCGGCGGCCCTGGGCATCGCCCTGACGCCCGGGAACCAGGTCGCCGCGCCGCGTGTGGCCCTGGCTCCCGCCGCGCTGGAATGCCGTGAGGTGCAGACCGTGACCATCGGCAACACCCGCATCGTGCTGGGCGAGGTGGTCGGCCTGACCCTGCGCGCCGACGCGGTGCAGGACCCGGCGAAGTTCTACGTGGACACGGCCGCCCTGGACCTCGTGGGCCGTATGGGCGGCCCGAGCGCCTACACGCGCACCCGCGACGTATTCCACCTCGTGCGCCAAAGCTACGACCAATGGCAGGCGGCCGGCGAGCCGCTGGCCCCGCCGCCGGCGAGCGAGGCCGCCGGGCGCCCCTGA
- the tmpR gene encoding bifunctional dihydropteridine reductase/dihydrofolate reductase TmpR, protein MNAPRGTALVTGAARGIGRGLALALAAEGFAVAVHYRGSAADAHDTARQCREAGAQARTFQADLTVPEQARGLVRDAHAAFGGPGLAVLVNNVGNYVHRPLLDTTDADWAEMLGSNLLSTVATCQEAAPLMRAAGYGRIVNLGYAGAGDLRARPGITPYVIAKAGVLQFSRALAVTLAGSGVSVNVVSPGILDTSVTQPLRAIPAGRSGTVAELVEAALYFVRTSDYVTGQEIEVAGGWNL, encoded by the coding sequence GTGAACGCGCCCAGAGGCACCGCCCTCGTGACGGGGGCGGCGCGCGGCATCGGGCGGGGGCTGGCGCTCGCCCTGGCCGCCGAGGGCTTCGCGGTCGCGGTGCATTACCGGGGCAGCGCGGCCGACGCGCACGACACCGCCCGCCAGTGCCGCGAGGCGGGGGCGCAGGCCCGGACCTTCCAGGCCGACCTGACCGTGCCCGAGCAGGCGCGCGGGCTGGTGCGCGACGCCCACGCCGCCTTCGGGGGGCCGGGGCTGGCGGTGCTCGTCAACAACGTGGGCAACTATGTCCACCGGCCGCTGCTGGACACCACCGACGCCGACTGGGCCGAGATGCTGGGCAGCAACCTGCTCTCCACGGTCGCCACCTGCCAGGAGGCCGCGCCCCTCATGCGGGCCGCCGGCTACGGGCGCATCGTGAACCTGGGCTACGCGGGGGCCGGCGACCTGCGCGCGCGGCCGGGCATCACGCCCTACGTGATCGCCAAGGCGGGCGTACTCCAGTTTTCGCGGGCGCTGGCGGTCACGCTGGCGGGCAGCGGCGTCAGCGTGAACGTGGTGTCGCCGGGCATCCTGGACACCAGCGTGACCCAGCCGCTGCGGGCCATTCCGGCGGGACGCAGCGGCACGGTGGCCGAACTCGTGGAGGCGGCGCTGTATTTCGTGCGGACCAGCGACTACGTGACCGGCCAGGAGATCGAGGTGGCCGGCGGCTGGAACCTCTGA
- a CDS encoding YbaY family lipoprotein produces the protein MRFLTPVLAVALLGSPALAQGRIGDVTLTPIPAPAPARGLPQSARSDVPAGWQEIMGRVSAPATVNLPAGSRVNVIVDDPTRTGAARQVLRVSFAASRLSTPYQIVFNPTRLVSGRVYGVRSTVTDRQGRVLYASTAYARLPQGATSTLNLSVSPVR, from the coding sequence ATGAGATTTCTCACCCCTGTTCTGGCTGTTGCCCTCCTCGGTTCTCCAGCCCTGGCCCAGGGCCGCATCGGGGACGTGACCCTGACGCCCATCCCGGCGCCGGCCCCGGCGCGCGGCCTGCCGCAGAGTGCGCGCAGCGACGTGCCCGCCGGCTGGCAGGAAATCATGGGCCGCGTGAGCGCGCCGGCCACCGTCAACCTGCCCGCCGGCAGCCGCGTGAACGTGATCGTGGACGACCCGACCCGCACCGGCGCGGCCCGGCAGGTGCTGCGGGTGAGCTTTGCGGCGTCCCGCCTGAGCACGCCCTACCAGATCGTGTTCAACCCCACGCGCCTCGTGAGCGGGCGGGTCTACGGCGTGCGCTCGACCGTCACCGACCGCCAGGGCCGCGTGCTGTACGCCAGCACCGCCTACGCCCGGCTGCCGCAGGGGGCCACCTCGACCCTGAACCTCAGCGTCAGCCCCGTCCGCTGA
- a CDS encoding DMT family transporter, with product MLYPAGVNAAPARRPQTIDALSLGAILVTIVFWASAFAGIRAGLEAFSPGHLTLYRFLVASAALGIFAVVTRIPLPAPADLGRIAGLSLFGITLYHLCLNYGELSVPAGTASLIIAAGPVITALLATRFGGERLNRLGWLGTLVSLGGVALIVLGSGQNVNFTRGALLILAAALFTSVYFVFQKPLLRRMNPLHFTVWSLLLGTVPLLAFLPGFGAELRAAPLGAHLAAIYIGLFPAALAYLTWTFALSRVPASTTTSFLYISPVFAILIGWLWLGEVPHLISVVGGLIAIVGVVLVNTLGRPRAGAGA from the coding sequence ATGCTCTACCCTGCCGGAGTGAACGCCGCCCCCGCCCGCCGCCCCCAGACCATCGACGCCCTCTCGCTGGGGGCCATTCTGGTCACCATCGTGTTCTGGGCCTCGGCGTTCGCGGGTATCCGTGCGGGGCTGGAGGCCTTCTCGCCGGGGCACCTGACGCTGTACCGCTTCCTGGTGGCGAGCGCGGCCCTGGGGATCTTCGCGGTCGTGACGCGCATTCCGCTGCCTGCCCCGGCCGACCTGGGACGCATCGCGGGGCTGAGCCTGTTCGGCATCACGCTGTACCACCTGTGTCTGAACTACGGCGAGCTGAGCGTACCCGCCGGCACCGCCAGCCTGATCATCGCGGCGGGGCCGGTCATCACGGCGCTGCTGGCGACCCGCTTCGGCGGCGAGCGCCTCAACCGCCTGGGCTGGCTGGGCACGCTGGTCAGCCTGGGCGGCGTGGCGCTGATCGTGCTGGGCAGCGGCCAGAACGTGAACTTCACGCGCGGCGCGCTGCTGATCCTGGCGGCGGCGCTCTTTACCAGCGTGTACTTCGTGTTCCAGAAACCGCTGCTGCGGCGCATGAACCCGCTGCACTTCACGGTCTGGAGCCTGCTGCTGGGCACGGTGCCGCTGCTGGCCTTCCTGCCGGGCTTCGGGGCCGAGCTGCGCGCGGCTCCGCTGGGGGCGCATCTCGCGGCCATCTACATCGGGCTGTTTCCGGCGGCCCTGGCCTACCTCACCTGGACCTTCGCGCTCTCGCGGGTGCCGGCCAGCACGACCACCTCGTTCCTGTACATCAGCCCCGTGTTCGCCATCCTGATCGGCTGGCTGTGGCTGGGCGAGGTGCCCCACCTGATCAGCGTGGTGGGGGGCCTCATCGCCATCGTGGGCGTGGTGCTGGTCAACACGCTGGGGCGGCCACGTGCAGGGGCCGGGGCATGA
- a CDS encoding BCS1 and AAA domain-containing protein, protein MTPFPDLTTPLGGLWHELHRAVTQTLAHNELAQGGLMIAALSALAVYARSLPTQLWTRLKNRYTLTLEVQGDDAAFPWLAAWLAAQPTGRHLRHLGVVTRFNEQMGGQNLTLGTDRDGDDVNVRLVPLSGQVLLRYRGHWLLARPSRQKREGQSGHTLGYAHSLTFRMLAGARGAVPELLREAYDFTAGRADGRVEIHIPYSDSWNLAERRAARPLDTLIYGGTLLDDLHTDLSGFFADREWYAGMGIPYRRGYLLHGPPGNGKSSLVAALAGAFGLNVCVLNLAAPDLSDDRLGSLLNNLPRRSLLLLEDIDAVFLGREPRAPTVKLSFNGLLNALDGVAAGEGRVTFMTTNDLAGLDPALIRPGRADRHLLIGNAGRAQIAGMLRRFWPAWSAQEADALAARLPEGQLSMARVQEYLLERRGDEAAVTRDWSQLAGPTPGPAAGPQGCPTRLKLLAG, encoded by the coding sequence ATGACCCCCTTCCCTGACCTGACCACCCCCCTCGGCGGCCTGTGGCACGAGCTGCACCGCGCCGTCACCCAGACCCTCGCCCACAACGAACTCGCCCAGGGCGGCCTGATGATCGCGGCCCTGAGCGCCCTGGCGGTGTACGCCCGCAGCCTGCCCACCCAGCTCTGGACCCGCCTGAAGAATCGCTACACCCTGACCCTGGAGGTGCAGGGCGACGACGCGGCCTTTCCCTGGCTGGCGGCGTGGCTCGCGGCGCAGCCCACCGGGCGGCACCTGCGACACCTGGGCGTCGTGACCCGCTTCAACGAGCAGATGGGCGGCCAGAACCTGACACTGGGCACCGACCGCGACGGCGACGACGTGAACGTGCGCCTCGTGCCGCTGAGCGGGCAGGTGCTGCTGCGCTACCGGGGCCACTGGCTGCTCGCGCGCCCCAGCCGCCAGAAGCGCGAGGGCCAGAGCGGCCACACGCTGGGCTATGCGCACAGCCTGACCTTCCGGATGCTGGCCGGGGCGCGCGGCGCGGTGCCGGAGCTGCTGCGCGAGGCCTACGACTTCACGGCGGGCCGGGCCGACGGCCGGGTCGAGATTCATATTCCGTACTCCGACAGCTGGAACCTCGCCGAGCGCCGGGCGGCCCGCCCACTGGACACGCTGATCTACGGCGGCACGCTGCTGGACGACCTGCACACCGACCTGAGCGGCTTTTTCGCCGACCGCGAATGGTACGCGGGCATGGGCATCCCGTACCGCCGGGGCTACCTGCTGCACGGCCCGCCCGGCAACGGCAAGAGCAGCCTGGTCGCGGCGCTGGCGGGGGCCTTCGGGCTGAACGTGTGCGTGCTGAACCTCGCCGCGCCCGACCTGAGCGACGACCGCCTGGGCAGCCTCCTGAACAACCTGCCGCGCCGCTCGCTGCTGCTCCTTGAAGATATCGACGCCGTGTTCCTGGGCCGTGAACCGCGCGCGCCGACCGTCAAGCTCAGTTTCAACGGGCTGCTCAACGCCCTGGACGGCGTGGCGGCGGGCGAGGGCCGCGTGACCTTCATGACCACCAACGACCTCGCGGGGCTGGACCCGGCCCTGATCCGCCCCGGCCGCGCCGACCGCCACCTCCTCATCGGGAACGCGGGCCGCGCCCAGATCGCGGGGATGCTGCGCCGCTTCTGGCCGGCGTGGAGCGCGCAGGAGGCGGACGCCCTGGCCGCGCGACTGCCTGAAGGCCAGCTGAGCATGGCCCGCGTGCAGGAATACCTGCTGGAGCGCCGGGGCGACGAGGCGGCGGTGACGCGCGACTGGTCGCAGCTCGCCGGGCCGACCCCTGGGCCGGCCGCCGGACCCCAGGGCTGCCCCACCCGGCTGAAGCTGCTGGCCGGATAG
- a CDS encoding lysophospholipid acyltransferase family protein, producing MNDAASSPADAGPGNTPAPAGSRPVADPAPAAPTARPQPAADSAEVPGVVPVVYHLVLAVTHLPVYLRGMRVEVHGREHVPAPGTPLVVAAKHVSGLDPFLVARALPPGRFLQFMAKKELFGPVIGPIISAGGSFPVDRETNDVGAIRNSLRILARGGTVGIFPEGTRGGQELHGGVALIAAKARAPILPVGLSRQGRRWVVRFGEPLSARGGIKAVTAALGEQLDRLSRPEH from the coding sequence ATGAACGACGCGGCCTCCTCTCCGGCAGACGCCGGCCCCGGCAACACGCCTGCCCCGGCCGGGTCGCGCCCCGTTGCCGACCCCGCCCCCGCCGCGCCCACGGCCCGCCCGCAGCCCGCCGCCGATTCGGCCGAGGTACCGGGCGTCGTGCCGGTGGTGTACCACCTGGTGCTGGCGGTCACGCACCTGCCGGTCTACCTGCGCGGCATGCGGGTCGAGGTCCACGGGCGCGAACACGTGCCCGCTCCCGGCACGCCGCTGGTGGTGGCGGCCAAACATGTCAGCGGCCTGGACCCCTTTCTGGTGGCGCGCGCGCTGCCCCCGGGGCGGTTTTTGCAGTTCATGGCGAAAAAGGAGCTGTTCGGCCCGGTCATCGGTCCGATCATCTCGGCGGGCGGCAGCTTTCCGGTGGACCGCGAGACGAACGACGTGGGGGCCATCCGCAACAGCCTGCGCATCCTGGCGCGCGGGGGCACGGTGGGCATCTTCCCCGAGGGCACGCGCGGCGGCCAGGAGCTGCACGGCGGGGTCGCCCTGATCGCCGCCAAGGCCCGCGCGCCGATCCTGCCGGTGGGCCTGTCGCGCCAGGGCCGGCGCTGGGTGGTGCGCTTCGGCGAGCCGCTGTCGGCGCGTGGGGGCATCAAGGCCGTCACGGCGGCGCTGGGCGAGCAGCTCGACCGGCTCTCGCGCCCGGAGCACTGA
- the xseB gene encoding exodeoxyribonuclease VII small subunit produces MSPNEPSLSYREAYARLSRIAAELEGGEADLDRVLPLLEEAREAYAACQSRIGAVRAALSGGWDPAHPAGDAEDGGGADEDSLG; encoded by the coding sequence GTGTCCCCGAACGAACCGTCCCTGAGCTACCGCGAGGCCTACGCCCGGCTCTCGCGCATCGCCGCCGAGCTGGAGGGAGGCGAGGCCGACCTCGACCGCGTGCTGCCGCTGCTCGAAGAGGCGCGCGAAGCCTACGCCGCCTGCCAGTCGCGTATTGGGGCGGTGCGCGCCGCCCTGAGCGGCGGCTGGGACCCGGCCCACCCGGCCGGCGACGCGGAAGACGGGGGCGGTGCAGACGAGGATTCCCTCGGCTGA
- a CDS encoding M16 family metallopeptidase, translated as MTVGSGAQTGEDTQEGPQAQVWTLPGGLTVAFERRAGPGFAFDLRVPVGSAHDPRGQEGAAGVLEEWLYKGAGGRDARGLQDAFDDLGVRRSGGVGPEATRFGASGLTADLGAALALVADVVARPALPTHELPVLLDLARQDLEGLEDSPPDLLAAEARALGFPRVPGDDRAGYAHPASGTPEGLEALGAAGLRAHLERYGQAGSVLGLVADLEPQAAHDLAARTFAGWRVGEDRPVPALFRRGGRLHLPHPGGEQTHLSLSAPGVSPRSADWLPWQLALSALSGGGSSRLFVAVREERGLAYAVSASPLVLGGEGFLSAYAGSTPGRAPETLAVMLAELERLPGGLGAEEFRRAHTGLSTGVVFGAQSLRGRAHALTRDLALFGQVRSVRGLRAQIDALTLEEVNAFLARYRPALEATVVTLGPGDTFALPPAAQPQAAQGVGA; from the coding sequence ATGACGGTCGGCAGCGGCGCACAGACGGGAGAAGACACGCAGGAGGGCCCACAGGCGCAGGTCTGGACCCTGCCGGGGGGACTGACGGTCGCCTTCGAGCGCCGCGCCGGCCCCGGTTTCGCTTTCGACCTGCGGGTGCCGGTGGGCAGCGCACATGACCCCAGAGGCCAGGAAGGCGCGGCGGGCGTGCTGGAGGAGTGGCTCTACAAGGGGGCGGGCGGACGGGACGCGCGCGGCCTGCAAGACGCCTTCGACGACCTGGGCGTGCGCCGCAGCGGCGGCGTGGGGCCGGAGGCGACCCGCTTCGGGGCCAGCGGCCTGACCGCCGACCTGGGGGCCGCCCTGGCCCTGGTGGCCGACGTGGTGGCCCGCCCCGCCCTGCCCACGCACGAACTGCCGGTGCTGCTCGACCTCGCGCGGCAGGACCTGGAGGGCCTGGAGGACAGCCCACCCGACCTGCTGGCCGCCGAGGCGCGCGCCCTGGGGTTTCCGCGCGTGCCGGGCGACGACCGCGCCGGCTACGCCCACCCGGCCAGCGGCACGCCCGAAGGTCTGGAGGCCCTCGGCGCGGCGGGTCTGCGCGCGCACCTGGAGCGCTACGGGCAGGCGGGCAGCGTGCTGGGGCTGGTCGCCGACCTGGAGCCGCAGGCGGCCCACGACCTCGCGGCCCGGACCTTCGCGGGCTGGCGCGTGGGCGAGGACCGGCCGGTCCCGGCCCTTTTCCGCCGGGGGGGCCGCCTGCATCTGCCGCATCCCGGCGGCGAGCAGACCCACCTGAGCCTGAGCGCGCCGGGCGTCTCGCCGCGCAGCGCCGACTGGCTGCCCTGGCAGCTGGCCCTGAGCGCCCTGTCGGGTGGAGGCAGCAGCCGCCTGTTCGTGGCCGTGCGCGAGGAACGCGGCCTGGCCTACGCGGTCAGCGCCTCGCCGCTGGTGCTGGGCGGCGAGGGCTTTCTGAGCGCCTATGCGGGCAGCACGCCGGGGCGCGCCCCCGAGACGCTCGCGGTCATGCTGGCCGAGCTGGAACGCCTGCCCGGGGGCCTGGGGGCCGAGGAATTCCGGCGCGCGCACACCGGCCTGAGCACCGGCGTGGTCTTCGGCGCGCAGAGCCTGCGGGGCCGCGCCCACGCCCTGACCCGCGACCTCGCGCTGTTCGGGCAGGTGCGCAGCGTACGGGGGCTGCGCGCCCAGATCGACGCCCTGACGCTGGAGGAGGTCAACGCCTTTTTGGCGCGTTACCGCCCCGCGCTGGAGGCGACCGTGGTGACGCTGGGGCCGGGAGACACCTTCGCCCTGCCCCCGGCCGCCCAGCCGCAGGCCGCGCAGGGGGTGGGCGCATGA
- a CDS encoding ABC transporter permease subunit, with protein sequence MTTLHAAPPVPDAADSPIRLEHVCVRLGGEQILDDVTLDVRRGEFLALIGPSGGGKSTLLRVIAGLLRPERGVVATRSQPALVFQDYRLLPWRTALRNVKLPADLGSGGGTSAPEALHLVGMDAYAGYFPAELSGGMRARVALARAIAQSGDVLLLDEPFAALDALVRERFNTELRHLHEKTGRTTVLVTHSIREAVWLADRVAVLRGGKIVEILDTRGEGRASAYTEGLEAHLRGVLGVGDSTRLRAAASRPERVSWGLPLLAIALGFGLWQLAAVRLNQPLLLPTPAAVWAKLVAGEAVLFGALWITARTALLGTLLGALAGVLIGYPLARWRALERFLSPFIVASQSTPIVILAPLLVSWLGYGLLPSVIVSALSALYPVLIAVIVGVREVDRTYHELFSSLRATFWQRLTHLELPGALPVMLGGLRLAASLALIGAVVWEFTDSNQRGLGFQVQQAGTYYDKATQFAAIALLVLFGVALYSLVTLLEQRVMRRRGR encoded by the coding sequence ATGACCACGCTGCACGCCGCCCCGCCCGTGCCCGACGCGGCCGACTCGCCCATCCGGCTGGAACACGTGTGCGTGCGCCTGGGAGGCGAGCAGATTCTCGACGACGTGACGCTGGACGTGCGCCGGGGCGAGTTCCTGGCGCTGATCGGGCCGTCGGGCGGCGGCAAGAGCACCCTCCTGCGCGTGATCGCCGGGCTGCTGCGCCCCGAACGCGGCGTGGTGGCGACCCGCTCGCAGCCCGCGCTGGTCTTTCAGGACTACCGGCTGCTGCCCTGGCGCACGGCGCTGCGCAACGTGAAGTTGCCGGCCGACCTGGGCAGCGGCGGCGGCACCTCGGCCCCCGAGGCGCTGCATCTGGTCGGCATGGACGCCTACGCGGGCTACTTTCCGGCCGAACTCTCGGGCGGGATGCGCGCGCGCGTGGCCCTGGCGCGCGCGATTGCCCAGAGCGGCGACGTGCTGCTGCTCGACGAGCCCTTCGCGGCCCTCGACGCCCTGGTGCGCGAGCGCTTCAACACCGAACTGCGCCACCTGCACGAGAAGACCGGCCGCACGACCGTCCTCGTCACGCACTCGATCCGCGAGGCGGTGTGGCTGGCCGACCGGGTGGCGGTGCTGCGCGGCGGGAAGATCGTGGAGATCCTGGACACGCGGGGCGAGGGCCGCGCGAGCGCCTACACCGAGGGCCTCGAAGCCCACCTGCGCGGCGTGCTGGGCGTGGGTGACAGCACCCGTCTGCGCGCGGCGGCCAGCCGGCCCGAGCGGGTGTCGTGGGGGCTGCCGCTGCTGGCCATCGCGCTGGGCTTCGGGCTGTGGCAGCTCGCGGCCGTGCGCCTGAACCAGCCGCTGCTGCTGCCGACCCCGGCGGCCGTGTGGGCCAAGCTGGTCGCGGGCGAGGCGGTGCTGTTCGGGGCCCTGTGGATCACGGCGCGCACGGCGCTGCTGGGCACGCTGCTGGGCGCGCTGGCCGGGGTCCTGATCGGCTACCCGCTGGCGCGCTGGCGGGCGCTGGAACGTTTCCTGAGCCCGTTCATCGTCGCGTCGCAGAGCACGCCCATCGTCATCCTCGCGCCGCTGCTGGTGTCGTGGCTGGGCTACGGGCTGCTGCCCTCGGTCATCGTGTCGGCCCTGAGCGCGCTGTACCCGGTCCTCATCGCCGTGATCGTGGGTGTACGCGAGGTGGACCGCACCTACCACGAGCTGTTCAGCAGCCTTCGGGCGACCTTCTGGCAGCGGCTCACGCACCTGGAGCTGCCCGGCGCGCTGCCGGTCATGCTCGGCGGCCTGCGGCTGGCGGCCAGCCTCGCCCTGATCGGCGCGGTCGTGTGGGAATTCACCGACTCGAACCAGCGCGGACTGGGCTTTCAGGTGCAACAGGCGGGCACCTACTACGACAAGGCCACGCAGTTCGCGGCCATCGCGCTGCTGGTGCTGTTCGGGGTGGCGCTCTACAGCCTCGTGACACTGCTGGAGCAGCGGGTGATGCGGCGGCGGGGGCGGTAG
- a CDS encoding NUDIX domain-containing protein encodes MQRPVVCVGALVWGPEGRVLLVRTTKWRGAWGVPGGKVEWGETLAQAATRELREETGLEITDLRYAQTQEAVRSPEFHAEAHMLLVDFFARTAGTEVSPNAEIAEWAWVPLEQAADYPLNSYTRTLVALARRAGETP; translated from the coding sequence ATGCAGAGGCCGGTGGTATGTGTCGGGGCGCTCGTCTGGGGACCGGAGGGCCGGGTGCTGCTGGTGCGCACGACCAAGTGGCGCGGCGCCTGGGGCGTGCCGGGCGGCAAGGTCGAATGGGGCGAGACGCTGGCGCAGGCCGCCACGCGCGAACTGCGTGAGGAGACCGGCCTGGAGATCACGGACCTGCGCTACGCCCAGACGCAGGAGGCGGTGCGCTCGCCCGAGTTCCACGCCGAGGCGCACATGCTGCTGGTGGATTTCTTCGCCCGAACGGCGGGCACCGAGGTCAGCCCCAACGCCGAGATCGCCGAGTGGGCCTGGGTCCCGCTGGAGCAGGCGGCGGACTATCCGCTGAACAGCTACACGCGCACGCTGGTCGCCCTCGCGCGGCGGGCCGGGGAGACGCCGTGA